The following nucleotide sequence is from Psilocybe cubensis strain MGC-MH-2018 chromosome 13, whole genome shotgun sequence.
atcaatgtaaaccACACAGAATATATCGAGAATGTCTCTTAGCGTATCCTGGATGAATGCCTGAAATGTCGCAGGAGCATTCGTCAGACCAAATGGCATGACGGTGTACTCGAATAAGCCTAGATGTGTACGAAAGGCGGTCTTCCATTCGTCTCCTTCTTTGACGCGAATGAGATTGAAGGCGTTTTTGAGATCGATAACGGTGAACTTATCGCAACCTGCAACGCGGTCAATTAAATCGCTAGTGAGAGGTAAAGGGTACCGGTTTTTCTTGGTTATCGCGTTTAAACCGCGATAATCAACACATAGACGCAATTCGCCAGTCTTTTTCTTGACAAATAGAATAGGCGAGGAAGCTGATGAAGAGGAACGTCGGATATAGCCTTTATCAAGTTGTTCTTCGATGTATTCGGCTAAGACTTTGCGTTCGTCTGGAGTAAGAGAGTAAATAGGGCCGAATGGAGGTTCTTTTCCATCCTCGATTTCGATATTGATATCAAATGGACGATGTTCGGGCATTTTGAGAACCTCCACCGGTGAAAAGACATCGAGGAATTTGTGGTATGCTTCCGGGACGGTTTTCCTGAGTACCTCGTCAGGATCAGGTACGTCGTCGATTGGAATGGGTATGGGTTCCTCAGAGGGTGTTTCTGAAGGCAGTGTATCAGCATCACTTGTCAATGCATTGATACGCACCTTGAGTTCTTCGTTAGTTGTGTACCAGACACAATTCACAGCTGCACTCTTAGCGTATTTGCGAAATCGTTGGGGAGACAAAGATTTGATGTCGACGGGCTTGTTAGGCGGACCGAAGACTGGAGTGGGAGTTTCAAGAGGGGTGCACCAAATAGCAAGGAGTTCCGCACGACTAGGGCCGCTTGGAGTGACAGGACGGATGACAGATGGCATCATTCTAAAATTAGAAAAGATGCCGGGAACAAACTTCTCTCGACTTGGGACCGGTGTAGGAGTTGGGTCAGGTAGAGATTGAACAAGAGGCTTCTTGTTGACCAGACGAAGGCCTAATCCAACAGAAGATACAGAGAGATGAGAAGAGGTGACCGATGGACTTGCAAGACTATAGCCTTTGCCAAAGGCCGAAACAGGAAAATGATGATTGGCGCCGCAACATGACAAAGCCAATTTGCCGCGGATCCAATCTATATCAGGATTATGCTCACGAAGCCAATCAAGGCCAAGAAGTACTGGATATGGCATAGAAACAATGCCTAATTTGATAACCTCTGAATGTGTCCGAACTTTGAGTGACGTAATGACGTCGTGAGTGAGAAGTCCAGAAGACAAAGGCCTGTCGTCGATAGTATAGATGGGGACAGGTTTAGGTTTGATGGTCTTGGGTAATGAATGTCGTTTAACGAAAGTGTCGGAAATGTGAGATAGAGTCGCGCCACAGTCGACGAATGCATAAGTCTTGATTGGTGTTCGATTTGGAAAAGAGATCGTGATTGGAATAAAGAAATGAGCTCTATTCATTGGATCTAAACGAACATGATGATGAAATAAAAACTTTGGAGCACTAGAGACTGATATCCATTCGCCGTTCTTGGTTCTGACGAATGGAGGGGCGCGACAGGAAGAACTAGGTTCAGTTCCATCTGTCGCcgaaggaggaggaactaCTTCTTCTCCGGCTGGGCTTTTGGGTAATCCCCGTACTTGGCTTGACGAACTCGACAGGTGTTAACTTTGTGATCGGCGCTACCACAATAAAGGCATAGGTTGCCGTCAATACGGCGCTTCCGTTCTTGTGGATTGAGTTTGCCGGTAGTTTTGAGAGTAGAAGTCGAAACCGCGTCGACGTCCATTGGTACGACGTCTGGATTTAAGGCGACAGTGGAAGGAGTGGGGGGAGTGACACGAGCAGGTTTAGGAGGAGGGGCCTTCTTCTCTTCACGACGACGTTCCATGTCGCGTTGATGAAGGTTAGAGTCAATCTGGATGACTATATATTCCCAGTCGGCAAGCGTCGTTGGACGATCTACGATGCCGACGAGGTGATCCTTGATGGCTGGTTTCAAACCCTTCATGAACCTATTTATTTTAGTCTGCTCTGTCATATCGAGATGAGATGATAACTCAAGGAATCGAGTTAAGTAATCGTGTGCGGATTTTGTTTGAACAAGGGCATCTAACTTTTGATCGGCGGTAAGCGTGAGTCTAGGATCTGCAAATTTCTCCTTAAACGCGCGAATAAAACCGTCCCAATCATGAAGTAAGGGAGAATTGATATTTTCGAGATGTGCAAACCACTCCAGTGGGATCCCGGCCTTGAGGTACATGCCAGCATATAAAACCTTTTTGTGATCAGTCGGGAAATCCTGTGAGTTGAACTCCTGGATGCGACGAAGGTCGTTAATAAATGGCGTGACTTCGTCCATCTTGCCACTAAACATAATCGGCTCGCGTATTTTAACGTGCCCTCCCGATGGTCTTGGAGTAGACGCGTGAACAGGTGGGGGAGCGGCTAATGCGTGATTTTGCATATTGAGAAACCGAGTGAAAGCTCCCTCGAGGTTGACTTGTTGAGTCGTAAGAGCCTCGAGCATGCGAGTGAAGTCGGTAACGTATTGTGGCTGACTAGGAGTTGGGTCCTCTGGATTGATAGGAGTAGTTTGTTCGGACATGATGAATTCGCACAGAGGATTTGCGACGGAATCAAACTTGTCAGAGACTCAAATAAATATATGGAGAAGGTGCCTGAGATGGAATATGGATTTGGGAATCTGGCACTGAGTTGATTCCGTGAGGAATCAACTCGACGAATCTAAGAACTATATACGACGAGAATTCCGAAACTAACTAACTACGTAGTTAAACCAGTCATACAAACTTGTCAGCCAAGTAATCAGTCAAATCAGAAATACAAATCATCCAACACCTAACTAGAGTGACCGATAGTGTCCGTTATCTAATCTATACATGCAGTCACGAGAGTCTACACTAAACAAGGAAACCAGTAATCGAACGAGTCATCACATAATGCTGCCATTCATATCATGATTTCACGTTCATGCTGCATGTGAATTCAATGCAGATTCAGATCATCTATACTATTTACTACTGCTATCTTGCTGTCAAGATCATCCAGTTCTTCCAATTGACTTTTGGCCTCACCCCAAGCTAAGGACACATTTGATTTTAAACTTAAAGTCGTGGGAATACAATCGAGATGTCACGTGTATGTTCAGTTCCGTGGCACGGTAACCTCAAACGAACTTCACCCAGCTATTTCTGCTCTACATCTACAAAGAAATCCTCTTGCTCGATATATTAACCTGGCAAATTCTCCTACTCCGATAGTACTCTATCGACCTATACAAGGCCCTTCCGACCCACTTATTTAAAATCATGATTCGAAGTGACGATCCTTTCACACCTGTTCTCCGACAATTTTTGGAATCATGTTACGAGCCTTTTCCATCATATAGCTCCTATAATCCTGATCCCGAGAATCCTCTCATATTCCACGACAGACATATCGCTTCTGCTCTGCTGCTAAAAAACGTCAAGCATGCGCCTTGGATTACGACAGAGCTTTCCCATCTTTGCGAGGGCACCATCAAAAACTTCACTGCGGCAGGGCACAAACTTATTGAAAATCGCAATTACTGGGCAAAATTTCGCCAGCCTTTTGAGTATGTCAGCTATTGCTCTGACGTAGCAGAACGCCACTTTGTTAGCACCAGCAACCCCTGCAATGCTTATGCCTCAAAGTTGCTCTTCAGCCCGAATGATCCACTCTGGTTTAATTTGATTGATGCACGTCTAAGCGGATCCTACATAGCCCGTCGTTCCTTTTTCTGCTTTGGTGATACTGCCGTACTCGGATCCGGAGAGGAGGATACAGGCGACAGACAATTCAAAATTCCACCCGAAACTCGGTCGACGCTGGACAATCGCGCATTATCAAATCTCAACAAGCTCAGGGACATGGAAAATATTTTTAATTACGAATTTTTTGTTGCGACCAAAACTGCGGAGGCTTTACTAGACAGGATGAGTTGCTGGGGAGAATTCAAGTGGGAAATGCCTACAGTCACAGGCGCTCCTGTGTTGCCAGCCTCGCTCCCTCCGAAAGACTCGCCTTTTATTAAGTCTCTTTTTCCACTTCTAGGTGTGGAGCCCCTTCGTCCTTTGCCCAAACACATGGGAACTTCCTCTAGAAAGTCTGCCCACACCCGCAAGGTTGTAGCTCCACTGACAAATACTCGAAGAGCCGAGGCAAAATATAGGATCAATGTCCACCATTACATCCAAAAGGTAAGTTTACCGCAGCGATCATTACATTATTCTTATGTTTTGGCCAGGCGTGGATAAATGCAGTGCACACAGATGCAACGTTTATTGTTTTTTCCTGTGGCAGACAGGAGAGAATTGCCATTCGACATCGCCAAAGCCAGACTCTGTTTGTGTCGGATTTGATTGATCCCACAAAAATACCTGGTTATCGAAAGATACACCTTGGTCTTACAATCGCTGCCATTAAGGATCGATTAGAAAGATGGGATCCCACAGAAGTTAAAAACCGGCGTCCTTCAAAACGTAAAGAGCCTCCAGGGTATTCAAATATTTATAACAGTATGAAGGACAAGGCGACAAGAAGGAAACGAAGGCGATTAAATCCCGACCTGGGACTTACTTCTGTGGAAATGGATAAAAAGGTCTGCTGCGTTTTCTTACGAGTATCACATCTTGCCAATGGCAAATTTTTAGGCATTCGACGATGAGCTAGCCAAGCGGGACTTGGTGCTTTTCTATCTCAATTACTCCAACATGAGTTCACCAGCACCGTCTTCATTTCGACGTATGGAACCTTCGTGCGCATCGCGTCCCTTCCAAAACCATTCATACCATTTCAAACGCAAAGCGTCATATTCACCAGCAAAATATATCTTGGCGACTACATACCGGGATGGTATTGGGAGTGGAGCAGTAGGATTGGTATACAGAGTCACGGTCGAAATTGAAATAGAGGATGGGTCAAAACATCAGCGCACACTCATTCTCAAGCTTGCTATTGGCGACAAAAAGGATCAAATCATTCAAGAATACGAGATCTACAAACGGTTGGCCGAAGCTAATGCTACGTATGGCATTGTTGGCGTCCACGGCCTATTTCACGATATGGAAACTGACGcgttgatgatgatcatgGACGATGGAGGGATGTCGCTGAGAACTCGCgccattgaaaaaaatttaaagATTCATTATGATTGGGATGATTCAGTTGAGACAACGGAGAAAGAACGGTACATACCTCTTCAACCCAGTATGCATTCATTTCTGACTCTTTTCTAGGGATGCCTTTATCAAGGCTTTAAAAGGCATCCACCATGCGCACGTAATCCATCAAGACATTAGGATTGACAACTTAATGATTAATGATGCTGGCGATGTTTTCATAATCGATTTCGATAATGGTAGTTATGACCCCCTCCATGAGTCATTCGAGTACGAAAGAGATATGGAAGAACTATTGACTGCAATTGGGTGGCTAGATAGCGACGACGACACAAGTGAatcggatgaagatgaagatgaagatgaagatgggggAGAGGATCATGAGGACCGAACATAAATATGCATAAATGGTTGATTTCTAGCCCTTGCTTGGTAATGGATAAAACACTGGACGTCAACGCTAATGATTATTTTATTACTATATTAGAGCAAAGTTGGAGAAAAGTTGATATTTATCATGGAATCGAACTTCTCAGCACCTTAAATTCTAACTCGCTATATATAGTTACTATCATTAAATAACTGCTAATGTTTTTGTTACTTCAGTGCTAATATCGTCGCTAATCACATATAGTTTCTGAACACTCGGTTGCCATTTTAGACTGTCGACCAAAGACTGCGCAACTTTTTTGTGGCTATAAAATTCGAGCAACCATCGCAGATGCCGAGGCTTGCCACCGCAAACCACGTGTTAGTTCATTTCCGACTCGGTGTGGTGCCATGGGCCGTGAAGCTCTTCTGAACAAAAACTTCACCGTAAAATGTTGGCTGGTCTCGAGACCTCGATATAGCAATTTCTCTTGGCTTATGAATACCGTGTAACATTCTGTGTTTGTTGCTACAGTTCAACGTCATTGTTGCACACATTTGCACTGGAAACCATGATTCTAAACGGCGATTCTTTTGCTCCTACTCTCCGACAGTTTCTGGACACGGGTTACAAGTTTGAAAGAGGCTATCCAGATGATACCAATAATCCTGAACCCCAGAACCCTCTCCTCTTCTACAACAGACATGTTGCTTCTACTCTACTATTAAAAAATGTCAGGCGTGCCCCATGGATCCCGACGGATCTTTCCAAAATTTGCGAGGACGCAATTAGGGAGTTTACTATGGCGGGCCACACTTTCGTTGACAACCTCCACTACCGGGGGATTTTTCGCGAAGACTACATATATAACGGACGTTGCT
It contains:
- a CDS encoding Mitogen-activated protein kinase kinase 5 — protein: MIRSDDPFTPVLRQFLESCYEPFPSYSSYNPDPENPLIFHDRHIASALLLKNVKHAPWITTELSHLCEGTIKNFTAAGHKLIENRNYWAKFRQPFEYVSYCSDVAERHFVSTSNPCNAYASKLLFSPNDPLWFNLIDARLSGSYIARRSFFCFGDTAVLGSGEEDTGDRQFKIPPETRSTLDNRALSNLNKLRDMENIFNYEFFVATKTAEALLDRMSCWGEFKWEMPTVTGAPVLPASLPPKDSPFIKSLFPLLGVEPLRPLPKHMGTSSRKSAHTRKVVAPLTNTRRAEAKYRINVHHYIQKAWINAVHTDATFIVFSCGRQERIAIRHRQSQTLFVSDLIDPTKIPGYRKIHLGLTIAAIKDRLERWDPTEVKNRRPSKRKEPPGYSNIYNSMKDKATRRKRRRLNPDLGLTSVEMDKKAFDDELAKRDLVLFYLNYSNMSSPAPSSFRRMEPSCASRPFQNHSYHFKRKASYSPAKYILATTYRDGIGSGAVGLVYRVTVEIEIEDGSKHQRTLILKLAIGDKKDQIIQEYEIYKRLAEANATYGIVGVHGLFHDMETDALMMIMDDGGMSLRTRAIEKNLKIHYDWDDSVETTEKERDAFIKALKGIHHAHVIHQDIRIDNLMINDAGDVFIIDFDNGSYDPLHESFEYERDMEELLTAIGWLDSDDDTSESDEDEDEDEDGGEDHEDRT